In the Telopea speciosissima isolate NSW1024214 ecotype Mountain lineage chromosome 2, Tspe_v1, whole genome shotgun sequence genome, one interval contains:
- the LOC122653009 gene encoding checkpoint protein hus1 isoform X1 — translation MKFKAFLTDNGVALLEKRFIPALDKMGRVCHLYLTRDHAMFLHNLLNGDGVQSIAQFRKESLFDDYRISSQNDDRIAFLVDLGLLHRALRSSVNISIEGAAGAAATSNRLQIRLVKKQAPNSRQPMPFLTFETKGYKSAVIQDVPISKPLSRADVMELQSALDMAQDLPQTLVQIPDLLQLQNFVDRLKQVGDLLNVSITQYGDLHLQVSTTLTTVGSEFRKLRVLGVQVEAPAGDQVLSAQSRREVALQKGEALSVHVSMKHFTKTLHCHLTKPDCAFYGIAPQGSCLTVIFQFFIPGTRQTDKSISLHCRLPVLDTGSS, via the exons ATGAAGTTCAAAGCATTCCTTACAGACAACGGAGTTGCTCTTCTAGAGAAGA GATTCATTCCGGCGCTGGACAAGATGGGAAGGGTTTGCCACCTTTACCTCACCAGAGACCACGCGATGTTCCTCCACAACCTCCTCAACGGCGACGGCGTGCAGTCCATCGCTCAGTTCCGCAAAGAATCCCTCTTCGACGACTACCGCATTTCCAGCCAGAACGACGACCGCATTGCCTTCCTTGTGGATCTCGGCCTCCTCCATCGTGCCCTCCGCAGTAGCGTCAACATCAGTATAGAAGGTGCCGCCGGTGCTGCTGCCACTTCCAATCGCCTCCAGATCAGGCTTGTCAAGAAGCAAGCCCCAAATTCTCGCCAGCCCATGCCTTTCCTCACCTTCGAGACCAAG GGCTATAAATCTGCAGTCATACAAGATGTTCCCATATCTAAGCCTCTGTCAAGAGCTGATGTTATGGAACTCCAATCTGCTCTTGACATGGCACAGGATCTGCCCCag ACTCTGGTGCAGATACCTGATCTACTGCAGCTGCAAAACTTCGTGGATCGTCTAAAGCAAGTAGGTGATTTGCTTAATGTCTCCATAACCCAATATGGGGATCTCCATTTACAAGTTTCGACTACCCTGACCACTGTTGGTTCCGAGTTTCGGAAATTGAGAGTTCTCGGAGTCCAAG TGGAAGCTCCTGCTGGGGATCAAGTTCTCAGCGCTCAGTCTCGTAGAGAAGTGGCACTACAGAAGGGAGAAGCTCTTTCTGTG CATGTGAGCATGAAGCATTTTACCAAGACTCTGCACTGTCACTTGACAAAGCCAGATTGTGCTTTCTATG GTATAGCTCCACAGGGTTCTTGTTTGACTGTGATATTCCAGTTCTTCATTCCTGGGACACGGCAGACAGATAAATCCATCAGTTTACACTGCAGGCTTCCTGTACTTGACACTGGCTCTAGTTGA
- the LOC122653009 gene encoding uncharacterized protein LOC122653009 isoform X2: MKFKAFLTDNGVALLEKRFIPALDKMGRVCHLYLTRDHAMFLHNLLNGDGVQSIAQFRKESLFDDYRISSQNDDRIAFLVDLGLLHRALRSSVNISIEGAAGAAATSNRLQIRLVKKQAPNSRQPMPFLTFETKTLVQIPDLLQLQNFVDRLKQVGDLLNVSITQYGDLHLQVSTTLTTVGSEFRKLRVLGVQVEAPAGDQVLSAQSRREVALQKGEALSVHVSMKHFTKTLHCHLTKPDCAFYGIAPQGSCLTVIFQFFIPGTRQTDKSISLHCRLPVLDTGSS; this comes from the exons ATGAAGTTCAAAGCATTCCTTACAGACAACGGAGTTGCTCTTCTAGAGAAGA GATTCATTCCGGCGCTGGACAAGATGGGAAGGGTTTGCCACCTTTACCTCACCAGAGACCACGCGATGTTCCTCCACAACCTCCTCAACGGCGACGGCGTGCAGTCCATCGCTCAGTTCCGCAAAGAATCCCTCTTCGACGACTACCGCATTTCCAGCCAGAACGACGACCGCATTGCCTTCCTTGTGGATCTCGGCCTCCTCCATCGTGCCCTCCGCAGTAGCGTCAACATCAGTATAGAAGGTGCCGCCGGTGCTGCTGCCACTTCCAATCGCCTCCAGATCAGGCTTGTCAAGAAGCAAGCCCCAAATTCTCGCCAGCCCATGCCTTTCCTCACCTTCGAGACCAAG ACTCTGGTGCAGATACCTGATCTACTGCAGCTGCAAAACTTCGTGGATCGTCTAAAGCAAGTAGGTGATTTGCTTAATGTCTCCATAACCCAATATGGGGATCTCCATTTACAAGTTTCGACTACCCTGACCACTGTTGGTTCCGAGTTTCGGAAATTGAGAGTTCTCGGAGTCCAAG TGGAAGCTCCTGCTGGGGATCAAGTTCTCAGCGCTCAGTCTCGTAGAGAAGTGGCACTACAGAAGGGAGAAGCTCTTTCTGTG CATGTGAGCATGAAGCATTTTACCAAGACTCTGCACTGTCACTTGACAAAGCCAGATTGTGCTTTCTATG GTATAGCTCCACAGGGTTCTTGTTTGACTGTGATATTCCAGTTCTTCATTCCTGGGACACGGCAGACAGATAAATCCATCAGTTTACACTGCAGGCTTCCTGTACTTGACACTGGCTCTAGTTGA